The following proteins come from a genomic window of Achromobacter deleyi:
- a CDS encoding sulfate/molybdate ABC transporter ATP-binding protein: MSIEVRNLSKRFGQFRALNDVSLHIETGELVALLGPSGCGKTTLLRIIAGLESADTGSVLFAGEDATAVDVRQRQVGFVFQHYALFKHMTVFENVAFGLRVKHRSQRPSEDLIRRKVHDLLNLVQLDWLADRYPAQLSGGQRQRIALARALAVEPRVLLLDEPFGALDAKVRKELRRWLRRLHDELNVASVFVTHDQEEALEVADRVVLMNAGRIEQVGTPREVWEGPATPFVYGFLGDVNQLQGVATRGVWEGAGLSLPAPELAQAESQRATAYVRPHEFDIERYREGGAGIPVRLSHAYLAGPSAYLELASEDSDAVIEAEVPEHLYRELALRDGDILLARPRRARVFAVQA; encoded by the coding sequence ATGAGTATCGAGGTTCGCAATCTATCCAAGCGCTTCGGCCAGTTCCGCGCGCTCAACGACGTATCGCTGCACATCGAGACGGGCGAGCTGGTGGCGCTGCTGGGGCCTTCGGGCTGTGGCAAGACCACATTGCTGCGCATCATCGCGGGGCTGGAGTCGGCCGATACGGGCAGCGTGCTGTTCGCCGGCGAGGACGCCACCGCGGTCGACGTGCGCCAGCGCCAGGTCGGTTTCGTGTTCCAGCACTACGCGCTGTTCAAGCACATGACGGTGTTCGAGAACGTCGCCTTCGGGCTGCGCGTCAAGCATCGCTCGCAGCGGCCGTCCGAAGACCTGATCCGGCGCAAGGTGCACGACCTGCTGAACCTGGTGCAGCTGGACTGGCTGGCGGATCGCTATCCGGCGCAGCTGTCGGGCGGCCAGCGCCAGCGCATCGCCCTGGCGCGCGCGCTGGCGGTGGAGCCGCGGGTGCTGCTGCTGGACGAGCCGTTCGGCGCGCTCGACGCCAAGGTGCGCAAGGAACTGCGGCGCTGGCTGCGCCGCCTGCATGACGAGCTGAACGTGGCCAGCGTGTTCGTCACCCACGACCAGGAAGAGGCGCTGGAAGTGGCCGACCGCGTGGTGCTGATGAATGCCGGCAGGATCGAGCAGGTCGGCACCCCGCGCGAGGTCTGGGAAGGGCCGGCCACGCCGTTCGTCTATGGCTTCCTGGGCGACGTCAACCAGTTGCAAGGCGTGGCCACCCGCGGCGTCTGGGAAGGGGCGGGCCTGTCGTTGCCTGCACCCGAGCTGGCGCAGGCCGAGTCGCAGCGCGCCACCGCCTATGTGCGGCCGCACGAATTCGACATCGAGCGCTATCGGGAGGGCGGCGCGGGCATCCCGGTGCGCCTGTCCCATGCCTATCTGGCCGGACCCAGCGCGTACCTGGAACTGGCCAGCGAGGATTCCGACGCCGTGATCGAAGCCGAGGTGCCCGAGCACCTGTATCGCGAACTGGCGTTGCGCGATGGCGACATCCTGCTGGCCCGCCCGCGCCGGGCGCGTGTCTTCGCGGTGCAGGCATGA
- the cysW gene encoding sulfate ABC transporter permease subunit CysW, with product MSFADRPAHLTEPRWVRGILLFLALGFLALFLLVPLAAVFYEAFRKGWALYLEAIVEPDALAAIRLTLLVAAIALPVNLVFGVAAAWAITKFQFRGKQFLITLIDLPFSVSPVVAGLVFVLLFGTQGWFGGWLQDHDFKIVYAVPGIILASLFVTFPFVARELIPLMQAQGSEEEQAALTLGASGWQIFWRVTLPNIKWGLLYGAILCNARAMGEFGAVSVVSGQIRGLTNTMTLHVEILYNEYQYSAAFAVASLLALLALVTLVAKNVVEWRNARYLKAAELPVEYPGPAVAIKPAVA from the coding sequence ATGAGCTTTGCTGACCGTCCGGCCCACCTGACCGAGCCGCGCTGGGTGCGCGGCATCCTGTTGTTCCTGGCGCTGGGCTTCCTGGCGCTGTTCCTGCTGGTGCCGCTGGCCGCCGTGTTCTACGAGGCCTTCCGCAAGGGCTGGGCGCTCTACCTGGAAGCGATCGTCGAGCCCGACGCGCTGGCCGCGATCCGCCTGACGCTGCTGGTGGCCGCGATCGCGCTGCCGGTGAACCTGGTGTTCGGCGTGGCCGCGGCCTGGGCCATCACCAAGTTCCAGTTCCGCGGCAAGCAGTTCCTTATCACGCTGATCGACCTGCCGTTCTCGGTGTCGCCGGTGGTGGCCGGCCTGGTGTTCGTGCTGCTGTTCGGCACGCAGGGCTGGTTCGGCGGCTGGTTGCAGGACCATGACTTCAAGATCGTCTACGCCGTGCCCGGCATCATCCTGGCCTCGCTGTTCGTGACCTTTCCGTTCGTGGCGCGCGAGCTGATCCCCCTGATGCAGGCGCAGGGCAGCGAGGAAGAGCAGGCCGCGCTGACGCTGGGCGCGAGCGGCTGGCAGATCTTCTGGCGCGTGACGCTGCCCAACATCAAGTGGGGTCTGCTGTACGGCGCCATCCTCTGCAATGCGCGCGCCATGGGCGAGTTCGGCGCGGTCTCGGTGGTGTCGGGCCAGATCCGCGGCCTGACCAACACCATGACCCTGCATGTGGAGATTCTCTACAACGAATACCAGTATTCGGCGGCGTTCGCGGTGGCTTCGCTGCTGGCGCTGCTGGCGTTGGTGACGCTGGTGGCCAAGAACGTGGTCGAGTGGCGCAACGCGCGTTATCTGAAGGCGGCGGAATTGCCGGTCGAGTATCCCGGGCCCGCGGTGGCCATCAAGCCGGCCGTCGCCTGA
- the cysT gene encoding sulfate ABC transporter permease subunit CysT, producing the protein MTSASIPTAKGAQAPFAVRRNSPGVLPGFGISMGYAVLYLSVLVLIPLAALPIKSASLGWQGFWDAVTAPRVLASYQLTFGASLLAALVNLVFGTIVAWVLVRYRFPGKKILDALVDLPFALPTAVAGIALTALYAEKGWLGAPLANWFGLKVAFTPLGIVIALIFIGVPFVVRTVQPVLEDVEREIEEAAASLGADRWQTIRRVLLPTILPALMTGFALAFARAVGEYGSVVFIAGNMPMVSEITPLLIIAKLEQFDYAGAAAIATVMLVLSFVLLLIINLLQGWQARRGLGRQA; encoded by the coding sequence ATGACTTCAGCCTCGATTCCGACGGCAAAGGGCGCGCAGGCGCCTTTTGCCGTTCGGCGCAACAGCCCGGGCGTGCTGCCCGGTTTCGGCATTTCCATGGGCTACGCGGTGCTGTACCTGAGCGTGCTCGTGTTGATTCCCCTGGCGGCGCTGCCGATCAAGAGCGCGTCGCTGGGCTGGCAGGGCTTCTGGGATGCGGTGACGGCGCCACGGGTGCTGGCGTCGTATCAACTCACCTTTGGCGCCTCGCTGCTGGCGGCGCTGGTGAACCTGGTGTTCGGCACCATCGTGGCCTGGGTGCTGGTGCGCTACCGCTTTCCCGGCAAGAAAATCCTGGACGCGCTGGTGGACCTGCCGTTCGCGCTGCCCACCGCCGTGGCCGGCATCGCGCTGACCGCGCTGTACGCGGAAAAGGGCTGGCTGGGCGCGCCGCTGGCCAACTGGTTCGGCCTGAAGGTGGCGTTCACGCCGCTGGGCATCGTGATCGCGCTGATCTTCATCGGCGTGCCGTTCGTGGTGCGCACGGTGCAGCCGGTGCTGGAGGACGTCGAGCGCGAGATCGAGGAAGCCGCGGCCAGTCTCGGCGCCGACCGCTGGCAGACCATCCGCCGCGTGCTGCTGCCGACCATCCTGCCGGCGCTGATGACCGGCTTCGCGCTGGCCTTCGCCCGCGCCGTGGGTGAATACGGTTCGGTGGTGTTCATCGCCGGCAACATGCCGATGGTGTCCGAGATCACGCCGCTGCTCATCATCGCCAAGCTGGAGCAGTTCGACTATGCCGGCGCCGCCGCCATCGCCACCGTGATGCTGGTGCTGTCGTTCGTGCTGCTCCTCATCATCAATCTGCTGCAGGGCTGGCAGGCCCGTCGCGGCCTCGGGAGACAGGCATGA
- a CDS encoding sulfate ABC transporter substrate-binding protein, which translates to MSFRKAGWLAALAAVTMSLAAIAPAQAQQKQTLLNVSYDPTRELYRAIDDAFIKQYKEKAGVDLTIRQSHGGSGRQARSVIDGLEADVVTLALAYDIDAIADRGLLPENWQARLPQNSSPYTSTIVFLVRKGNPKHIKDWDDLVKDGVQVITPNPKTSGGARWNYLAAWAYALEKNGGSEDKARAYVGELLKHVPVLDTGARGATTTFVERGVGDVLLAWENEAFLALEELGPDKFDIVVPSLSILAEPPVAIVDKIVDKKGTRAAAQAYLEFLYTPTAQEIIAKNYYRPIDKTVAAKYESKFPKVKLVTIDDKIFGGWRKAQKDHFSDGGTFDQIYQPQKK; encoded by the coding sequence ATGTCTTTCAGGAAAGCCGGATGGTTGGCCGCCTTGGCCGCGGTAACGATGTCTCTCGCCGCGATCGCGCCGGCGCAGGCGCAGCAGAAGCAGACGCTGTTGAACGTGTCCTACGACCCGACGCGCGAGCTGTACCGCGCCATCGATGACGCCTTCATCAAGCAGTACAAGGAAAAGGCCGGGGTGGACCTCACCATCCGCCAGTCGCACGGCGGTTCCGGCCGCCAGGCGCGCTCGGTCATCGACGGCCTGGAAGCCGACGTGGTGACGCTGGCGCTGGCCTATGACATCGACGCCATCGCCGACCGCGGCCTCTTGCCCGAGAACTGGCAGGCGCGTCTGCCGCAGAACAGCTCGCCCTACACCTCGACCATCGTGTTCCTGGTGCGCAAGGGCAATCCCAAGCACATCAAGGACTGGGATGACCTGGTCAAGGATGGCGTGCAGGTGATCACGCCCAACCCGAAGACCTCGGGCGGCGCGCGCTGGAACTACCTGGCGGCGTGGGCCTATGCGCTGGAGAAGAACGGCGGCAGCGAAGACAAGGCGCGCGCCTACGTCGGCGAGCTGCTCAAGCACGTGCCGGTGCTGGATACCGGCGCCCGCGGCGCCACCACCACCTTCGTCGAGCGCGGCGTGGGCGATGTGCTGCTGGCCTGGGAAAACGAAGCCTTCCTGGCGCTCGAGGAACTGGGTCCGGACAAGTTCGACATCGTGGTGCCGTCGCTGTCGATCCTGGCCGAGCCGCCCGTGGCCATCGTCGACAAGATCGTCGACAAGAAGGGCACCCGCGCCGCGGCCCAGGCCTACCTGGAATTCCTCTACACCCCGACGGCCCAGGAAATCATCGCCAAGAACTACTACCGGCCGATCGACAAGACAGTGGCCGCCAAGTACGAAAGCAAATTCCCCAAGGTCAAGCTCGTGACCATCGACGACAAGATCTTCGGCGGCTGGCGCAAGGCGCAGAAGGACCACTTCAGCGACGGCGGCACCTTCGACCAGATCTACCAGCCGCAGAAGAAGTAA
- a CDS encoding peroxiredoxin, translating into MSHLRLGDTAPDFEQESSAGPIRFHEYLGNSWGVLFSHPADFTPVCTTELGYTAKLADEFAKRNVKVLALSVDGTDSHSKWIEDINDTQSTKVNFPILADKDRKVSELYDMIHPNANATLTVRSVFIIDPNKKVRLIITYPASTGRNFNEILRVIDSLQLTDSHSVATPVNWEDGDDVIIVPSLQDEAVIKQKFPKGYKAVRPYLRITPQPNK; encoded by the coding sequence ATGAGTCATCTACGCCTGGGCGACACCGCGCCCGATTTCGAACAGGAATCCTCGGCCGGCCCGATTCGTTTCCACGAGTATCTGGGCAATAGCTGGGGAGTGCTGTTCTCGCATCCTGCCGATTTCACCCCTGTCTGCACCACCGAGCTGGGCTACACCGCCAAGCTGGCCGACGAGTTCGCCAAGCGCAATGTGAAGGTGCTGGCGCTGTCGGTGGATGGCACCGATTCGCACAGCAAGTGGATCGAGGACATCAACGACACCCAGTCGACCAAGGTCAACTTCCCGATCCTGGCCGACAAGGACCGCAAGGTGTCCGAGCTGTACGACATGATCCATCCGAACGCCAACGCCACGCTGACGGTGCGCTCGGTCTTCATCATCGACCCGAACAAGAAGGTGCGCCTGATCATCACGTATCCGGCCAGCACCGGCCGTAACTTCAACGAGATCCTGCGCGTCATCGATTCGCTGCAGCTGACCGACAGCCACAGCGTGGCCACGCCGGTCAACTGGGAAGACGGCGACGATGTCATCATCGTGCCGTCGCTGCAGGACGAAGCCGTGATCAAGCAGAAGTTCCCCAAGGGTTACAAGGCGGTGCGCCCGTACCTGCGCATTACGCCCCAGCCGAATAAGTAA